In the genome of Brachypodium distachyon strain Bd21 chromosome 3, Brachypodium_distachyon_v3.0, whole genome shotgun sequence, the window AGAAGGGAAATTAAATGACCGTAATTTGCATCATCCATTACTACCTTGTTGTGCACCAATGGTTATATCTCTACTCTCCAAGAATCTGTTGTGCATCAGAGATCCATTCTGAATAATGATACTGGCAAATGCTTCTGAACTCCAAAATCATTTTTGTGGGTAAAGAAATCCACTTGAGCGTGTGATGGCTTCCCAAGAACATCCTAATAAAAAAATGGGCACCGGttttctagtgttttttacCTAGTGTTTTGGGTGAAAACGGTTACCCGAATTTGTAGAGAAGCTAGTTAAGTAATGTAATGATCTTTTGTGGTTCTATTTACCAGCTGATTGAGTCACGAGCGAAGAGCCAGGAGGGCAGTATCGTGTAACCAGATTGGCGGAGATTATGGCGGGTAAAGTACTTCCTGGGGTACTGAAACCCACCAATGTTCTGTGGTGAATTTACAGTGCTATCTGTTTTGTGggttgttttttttctcaggGAAAGAGGAGCAGAAGTCTCGCAAGGAGAAGCGGAAAGAAGCGAGATCCGAGAAGCAGAAGCTGCGGTTTCTCTCTTGGGTTCAGCACCAGGTTAACTAACCAAACCAGAAAAGTCGAGTTGGGACAAAAATAGAAGTGTTGTCTTTTAAGCTTTAGGTTTTTTATTCTGAAGTGTAGATATTTCTTGAATTAGGGTGGCAAAAACAAGAAGCCGACAATGGCAGCTGTGGAATCGAGTCCAGTAGAAgagaagaaaccaaagaaagaacctaagaagaggaggagagaacCTGAGGATAACCGCAAGTCCAAGTCCAAATTCCAGGAGTATCTTGAAATGGAGATGGGTGGTGTTGTGGGCGGAGAGGAGGATCTGGAGACTGAGAGGAAGCTTGCAAAAAAGCTCCGGGTGAAGAACGGAAAGCTAGGAGGTCCGGATGATGGTATGGATGATCTTTTTGGGGACCTCGGATTTGGTGGCGACTTTGGTTCGGATGGTGAAACGGAAGGGTATAGTAGGAATATGGTGGATGACATTAAaccagaaaagaagaaacgaGTAAGTAAAAGtaagaaagagaaagatgaTGCAACAGAGGAAGGGAAGGTGAGTAAGGTAGAcaagaagaaacagaaaaggaaaaataagaaAGTGAAGGATGATGCCGTGGAGGAACCAGATGCTGGAAGTGTGGAAATAACTGAAGAAAAGGATGTAACAGTTTACGAGTCTGAGGGTGGAGAGCCTAATGTGGTTGAACAACCCGCAGTATCAAAAGCGAAGTATGTACCTCCGAGTCTCCGTGGTATTGCTAGTTCAGAAGCAGAAGAAGTCTCCGTGTTACGCCGGAGAGTGAGAGGTGTGAGTTTGACTTCAAATTCtgtcttttattttcttctatgGAACACATTTCTGATTTCTTTCTCTGTTTTCTTGGAAGCATATCCTCATAATGGCTCTGTATTTTGTATGATTCAGGACTTCTGAACAAGCTTTCAGAGTCAAATGTGGAGTCTATTACCCAAGAAATTGCTGCACTTTTTCGCGTATAATTCTAATCATTCTTCTGATACCATGTTGTCAAACCTCTTTCAGATCTTTTATTTTAGCTTGATTAATCATGTGGTATTTTATCTTCTGGTACTTTTTCTATTTAACTATTCACAGTCAGTTCCGCGAAATGTTGGCTGTCAGTTAATTGGTGATGAAGTTTTGGCAAGTTGTTCCAGGGGACCTCGTGGTAACGAACAGTTAAGGATCTTCCAAGTCACATTTATCTGGTTATTATCTTAGTATGGAACCATATGGTATTTTTAATTCGAATTCTCACAGCTTAGAATTTCCAACATTAAATGAAGATTTAAATGAAATGAATCCCAAGTAGTAATTATTATCGAATGAATTTTAGGGATCAACCATAAGAAACGTATATAGGCAATGTGGTAAACCCGGAAATTTTTGATATGCTAACTACTTTGCTTTGACATTTCGTTCATCTGACTGATGTTTAGTGCTCGAGAGAGACTAAGTTCTTGAAAATGGAAGGGTTAGTGTTTTGTGCATTTCAAGGTTAATCTTGCCCAGGAATATAttttgtgtttcatgctttttGCCCATTCTGTATAATTTTAATAGCTAATGTTACTTATTTGACATCATTGAAACCTGTCAACATTTCCTAACTTTGTTAGGCGTATCATAAAGATAGGTTCCTTTGTAGATCAACCCAATGTTTCTTCTTGTTATAGTGCTCCGCTTTGAAGTTGGAGGTTGGTCGACAGATGGATGCTCTATTAAAGTAATGAACTATGTTCTTTCATTCGTTCAGGTATGCTGCTGTATTTGCAGCCTTTGTTGCTGGTATGACATGCTTGGTTGGTATGGACTTCAGTGCCAGAATCCTTTCTTCTCTTGCCAATTCTTTTGAGGTATGATTATTCTGATTTCTGATTacgatttaaaaaaatatgttactTGTCCCTGTGTACCTAATTATATTTATATCTCTTTTGCTTTGCTCCGTATCTGATTTGTTTAAGGATACTCAAATCATGCTTATCAGTTGCagttgttttctgttttttataTTTATCGATTGCAGTTGTTTTATGTTTTTTATACAGTTGATATTTTTTCCCCTTCGTGACAGGATGAGTACTCCAAAGACGATGGGCTGTCTCTGAGAAATCTTACCTTATTGTTCTCTTATTTGTGCATATTTGATGTCATTGCAAGGTCTGCGGTTTGAATGGAATAATTTATCATGTTTTTTATTGAAACTTGTCAAGATAAGCTCTGATAATCTTGTTTATTGTTGCAGTGATCTTGTGTATGATCTGCTCTCAGTGCTGAGCAAGCGCTTGACAGAGCTTGATGTCTCAACAGTGTTAACCATCCTACAGTGTATGTCACATTTATATTGTCTTTCTGAATACTGAACCATCATAGATGTTAGTCTGTTAGAGGACCTCCCAATGTTATTCTGTTCCTAAGTGAACCTTGATATATGTTTTTATCTTATGGACAGGCTGTGGAATGAAGCTGCGGGGTGATGACCCAGGTGCAATGAAAGATTTTGTACTCGGTATTCAGAACTCTGTAAGTCAGTTAAAATTGTGCTCAGCTGGCCGAGAAGATGGAAAAGCAGATATACATAGTAAAAGAGTGAGTTGTCTTGTTTGATCTTTTATGCGCCTGTTTAAGAAGTAATATGTGTTAGCATAGATTTGAGTTTCAGTATCTGATATAACTTGCCATGCAGGTGGAATTTATGCTCGAGACAATATGTGACATTAAGAACAACAAAAAGAGGCCGAAAGAGGATCCTTCACACCATACACGCATAAAAAAGTGGCTTCAAAAGGTCTGTACCAGAACTTCATTTCCCCACATCTGAAATTATAGGAATGTGATGACTCCAGGAAACTTATGTTCATTTAATTAATATGCTTTGTTCCCTTTTTCACTTGCCTGCAGCTGAAATCAGAAGATATCCTCTTGCGCGGGCTAAAGTGGAGTAAGCTTTTGGACCCTGAGAAGAAAGGGCAGTGGTGGTTGTCCGGGGATGTTTCATCCACAGCAGGCAATGTTAAAGATGTTGCAGCAGTTATCAGCAAGGAGGTTGTAGAGGCACAAAAACTGGTTCGGCTTGCAGCTGCCCAGCGGATGAACACTGACATACGTAGAGCAATTTTTTGCATCATAATGAGTGCTGAAGACTACGTAGATGCTTTTGACAAGATCCTGAGACTGGACCTTTCCGGGAAGCAGGTATGCATTGCTTTTTTCTGTATAATGCAGTTTTCTGTGTGTACATATGTCAATATATTAATTTCCTTATTTTCTCTATTGCCGTGCAGGATCGTGAAATTATGAGGGTCATCGTTGACTGTTGTCTGCAAGAAAAGACCTTCAATAAGTATTACACGGTCCTTGCTTCCAAGCTATGCAACCATGATAAAAATCATAAGTTCAGTTTGCAGGTATGAACGTTGTATATTTATAATTTTCAATATCTACCGTAAAGTTATTTACTGCTTCAGGTCAAgttgatttctttttcttaacaGAGGAACTTAATAGATGAAACATGTATTCGTGAGGTAATTGATACCTTCGAGTTTGACTTAACATTCTGTGTTTTTCCTATTTATGATGGTGACATTGCAGTATTGTCTCTGGGATCGATACAAGGAGTTAGATACAATGGAGTTGAATCGATCCATGAACCTTGCAAAATTAGCCGCAGAGATGCTGGCGAATTTCTCACTGTCACTTGCGATGCTGAAGGTTGTCAACCTGGCAAACCCAGtggagatgactccaaaacgGATCATGCATTTCCGAATGCTGTTCGAGACCTTGATGCAGAAAGATGATGCGCTTGTCTGGAACGTCTTTACCCGTATCGCTGGGATTCCAGAGCTCGAAATCTTGAGAGATGGGATTGTGCTGTTCATCAAACAGCATGTGATTGCTAAGGACACCGGGAAGGAATTGGCTGGCAGGTTCAAGATCGCAAAGAAAGCACTTGATAATGCTGCTGGTGTTTTGATGTAATTTTTCTGCCATTTTAAAGTGGCAACTTCCTGCCCTGGTTATTTCTTATGGGGTCTCAATTTTGTTACATAttctgagaaaaaaaacatgaagacAACATTCTTGTAAGTTTAGAATGATTTCGCAGAGTTTGTGATTCAATTTCTCAGAAAGTTTATGGTGAGTATACGtacttttgacttttgaggTGCAATTTCTTAGGTAGTACAGTATAGTACTATATTCTCTGTTGCATGCGCCCTGACCCCTGAGCATTTGAGCATAAAGTAAGCCTAGTTACTGAAACTCTGTGTGCTTGCTCTTGTCATAAAACTTGTGTTAACTTGTGACTGCGGATTGTTATATTTCGACAAACTGTTAATAAGGAAAACAATTGCATTTAGGGAGAAGTCTCGTTGCTCCCCTCGTCCTCAGTTTCTATCGCTGCCCATCTGATCATGGAGAAGAGGAACTCCTTCAGATTCATGATGCCGTTCTTGTTCAGGTCCATCTCTGCAAGGTGCAGGAACTCTTTCCATTcctttttataagatgttccTGCtttcaaacttcttaaagtgtGAAAATGTACTAAGACCTATGATAATATCAGACAAGTATATTATGAAGATATGTATTGTGATGGATTAAATAAAACTATATCAGACAAGTATATTATGAAGATATGTATTGTGATGGAttaaataaaactaattttgagttgtagatgttggtagatttttctataaacttggtcaaaccaTTTGCCTAGGACAAAGATAGTACATGAGGCATAGGAGGACAACAAATTCCTGGAACTGGATCCCCTTCCTCCTGTCGGCGTCGCAGTAGCGATGGACGTCGTCAACCTCCTACGGCATCTGAATCTGGAGCTTGCTCAGGCAGCTCCTCGTTGTCGATTGTCCCGTTCGGTCGAAGACGTCCCTGATGTCCCTGAGGCCGTCCTCGAAACGGGGCAGGCGCATGGTGATGCTGTTCACAGACTTGaatgtcttcttcctcgccctGCCCTCTCCCTCAGCGCCTCAACCACCTTGTTGTCCTGGTCCTTCTCCACTTGCCGTTGCTTGATCGGTGCAGCGAGGCTCGGAAGCTGCGCCTCCCATCTCTGTCTTTCAAGATCAGATCAACGAATGGCTTTTACTCACAGTGGAACAAtaatacatacatacatcaaGGATTATACACTtgtacttgttttttttttacgaaacaaCACAGCGTGTTATTCATATATCAAAGAGGGTCGAGAAGAATTCAACCCGGAGAGTAACAGTTAC includes:
- the LOC100834732 gene encoding nucleolar MIF4G domain-containing protein 1, whose amino-acid sequence is MAGKEEQKSRKEKRKEARSEKQKLRFLSWVQHQGGKNKKPTMAAVESSPVEEKKPKKEPKKRRREPEDNRKSKSKFQEYLEMEMGGVVGGEEDLETERKLAKKLRVKNGKLGGPDDGMDDLFGDLGFGGDFGSDGETEGYSRNMVDDIKPEKKKRVSKSKKEKDDATEEGKVSKVDKKKQKRKNKKVKDDAVEEPDAGSVEITEEKDVTVYESEGGEPNVVEQPAVSKAKYVPPSLRGIASSEAEEVSVLRRRVRGLLNKLSESNVESITQEIAALFRSVPRNVGCQLIGDEVLASCSRGPRGNEQYAAVFAAFVAGMTCLVGMDFSARILSSLANSFEDEYSKDDGLSLRNLTLLFSYLCIFDVIASDLVYDLLSVLSKRLTELDVSTVLTILQCCGMKLRGDDPGAMKDFVLGIQNSVSQLKLCSAGREDGKADIHSKRVEFMLETICDIKNNKKRPKEDPSHHTRIKKWLQKLKSEDILLRGLKWSKLLDPEKKGQWWLSGDVSSTAGNVKDVAAVISKEVVEAQKLVRLAAAQRMNTDIRRAIFCIIMSAEDYVDAFDKILRLDLSGKQDREIMRVIVDCCLQEKTFNKYYTVLASKLCNHDKNHKFSLQYCLWDRYKELDTMELNRSMNLAKLAAEMLANFSLSLAMLKVVNLANPVEMTPKRIMHFRMLFETLMQKDDALVWNVFTRIAGIPELEILRDGIVLFIKQHVIAKDTGKELAGRFKIAKKALDNAAGVLM